The region GAGTGGAATGACGGTTCTCCCTATCAGGAATTATGAAAACACGATGAGCAGCCCTTTTCATGTGCCCTCAAGCTTGGGAAGCACTGAGAGAAAAAGGATGGCATTCTCATTGAGCTAATTCAATAGAATTCCTTTGCAAAACAATAACTTTTGCCTGCCAATGCCATCAAAACAAGCAACTCTGATCAATTAATAGAATTAATGACAACAAAAAGGCGCAAAACCTCtcaaatcatacaaacaaacaaggAAAACCATAGAGATCTCTCCAAATAAAAATACACCAACTCTTATAATTCAATCAAGATATGAACCAATACCCAAAAATCAACACTGCAATCCGTGATTTTCCAATTCAAAaaccaaatagaaaaaaagcataaaaaactCAACTTCATATACAAATAAATCCTCCAAAAACCAAATCTAACAActaaaaacaagctcaaaccaaacaaaaactagctccaaaacccaaatccaacaaccataaaaacaaaacactaaatTCCAACCCAAAAATCCCAAGACAAAGCTTACCAAGATCCACAGCGTGATCCTAAACAAGAAAGCGTCAGTGAGATTCAATCCAAAGATCAATAACAACCTCGATTCCAAGAGAGAGTCCCTCATTGGAAGTCAAGAAGGAAAGGCGAAGATATAGAATGGTTTAGAGCGAAAGCCCTAGAGAAGCTTCCATGATTCTCCCCCGCTTCTCCACGATCCTTGCTTTGCAAGCCATTGGCTAGTTCTCTCAAAACGGGTTCACGGGTTCGGCCCGACCCGTTAATACCAGACCCGATCCATTTAGTAAGCAGGTCAATAAACTAAAAACCCCAAGTCTGACCCGTTAAGCTATACATTGACCCGACCCATTAACACTAAACGTATTTTTTGGGTCAGAATATAACTCAGttaacaattaaattttttttttcataataaaaaggGTAAACCTCgaatttattaaaacataatagaaTTATGGAGAGAAACCACGTATCCACTTTAAGGTGGTAACagaaatcaacaaataaaaaaaaatataggacttAGAacatattaatacaaatataaaaaaaaaaaaaattaagatgacGACTCATTACTCATAGAGACTTTTTCTGCtaaaataaagtataaaaatatataaaaaaataaaattaagagataaaaatataaacaaagtttttgcattttaaaaataaagttgtCAAAATCTAGTGGTATTGGTGCCATGCGAAAGATGTTGGGATTGTTAACAAAATTCAGAATGTCACATTCAATTTCCGTCTCTATGCaccccaaatatatatatatatatatatatttttttatatattttatttatactgCTACATACAACAGatgaattattaaataataatttaaacatcatgTGTAAGTGTTTAACGAttgtatataataatttattttataaaattataaaaattttataataaagcaAGGTGGCATTTTCGTATTTATTTGAAACTAAGGGGTGTTTTGCtgaatttctaaaataaagGTTTGTTTTAACGGAGCAAATACGTAgtaatttcttaattttctgtttaaaatatttataaaaaataaaataatatattaaatatgttattaattaaaaaattagcaaaaatataatattaaattatgacaGATAATCCACATTATTAGATGGCTAGATAAATTGACAATAATGACCCTCATAATTTGTTATAATATCGAGAATAACTTCCCCTGCCGTCGCGATCTCGTCAAAGATTCTCTCCCGGGCGGATCAATGGGCAGCCACCGACCGGTCTTATTTTActcaatttatttgtttttaaataataataataaaaaaaaaagcataagaaTGGAGAATATTCTAAGAAGCTTGCTAATTAAAAGTTCTAAGTAATGGAATTCATATGAACTCTTTTATGATAACCTTTTTGGAAATTTCAGTTGCTGACTTTTATGTTCAAATTGTGAATTTAATAGTCAACATATTcatggaaaataaattatttatatttctgaaaaatgaaaaattgtaGAAACTTCATGGTTTATTCAGAATAACTCCAAATTCGTAGATATAATGGACCCAATATTTTAAGTCTAGAAttggattttattaatttacagAATCCATCACCCactgcttgtttttttttttaattttaaataacgTTGATAATAAGTAATAACAGTTGGTGTGATGGGTGGAGGAATattcaatattaatatatatatacaatattatattttttctacaTATACGGGGCACGGGCCGTTTTTTGGCCCGGCCCGTCCAAATTCATCGGTTCAGCTGACCTAGCCGGCCGGGCCAAAAACCCGTAATCTACCCGCATTATAGTGGACCCGGTTATGGATTGCGCTTTTCTCAACCCGTGACCTGGCGTGTCACTCGGGTCGAAtccattcaaaaataatttgccTATTACACTAACTTATCTTTAgtggataataataaatatagatatatatataaataattattgaatttAACAACACCCACCTCCTTATGACGATCTTAATGTTGTTGAATAATGACAATATAATgaaaacttataaattatataatattttatttaattagtcatACATTTGTAATATAGTGTAAGTAAATATTTACCAAACATTGAAATACAAATTTGCATAAATGATTAGAAGTGTGcttaaatttgattaaaaaaataaaaatagaaactcCTAAAACTAGTAACTTGTTCTTCACTGACTAAAtgagtataaaaataatagtttttaaaagttAGAGAGTAAAACTAAGTTTTAAATAAACATCAGTagtgacaaataaataatttaatggtaattttgttataaactaaaagaattatataaacaatttaagTCACAACCAAGAAAATACATAACcatataattcaataaaaaaataaattaagccTTACATATGTAAgttattttaagttattttgatttgtttgaattttatatttattaaaatcattattaattttatgatttttaaaattaattaaaaaaatgctttaagttttctttttatttagttgtttttaaaGCAAAACAAGATAAAGTTATAGTGCTTGGGAATGGGGTCAAGTTCTAATCCCCGAAGCcacattcaaaattaattttattttaataataaaagtttattttaaattttcgaCAGATTTTGAGGTCTGGCGGGCCGGGTCCAGGTCACACTTGTGGGGCCCggcgggccggttaaccggcccgtgcctaTGTACATACAGaatacaatttatattaataatccCGAATCCAATTTCAATGGGGtataaattttttggtttattataCTAAATTTAAACACGTGGAGAATTGCTAATTGATTTGAAACATATTGAAAGTgaacaaaatttatgaaaatgattGATGGTTTGACCAATCTCTCACATGGAGAAATTTTTTATGCACGTTGGTCTGTATTCATTAATAAagtactttattatttatttatttcattaataagTTCacgaacaaaatgaaaaatcataAACCATGCTAGTGTATGGAAAGTGCCTGCATTTTACTTTGGATCTctctaaatttaattaaaagtaaCACAGTTACACAGTTACATGAAAGAGCACCTAGACATATACTACAAAGCACTAAAAAGCAAAAGCTTCAAGAACTTTTCACTACAACACTAGCTAGAAAATGACATACATTTGCTTTTACTTGTTGCATGTATATTGATGGTACATTGTTTATGCAAACATGCTTTCATGGTGATAAAATTAGAGAGAATTCAACCTCATCCAAGTCAAAATCTATTCCTTCATTACCAATGAATTCATTCAATCCAATCAGTTTCTCAATCGGAGCTCCATCGATTATAAAATCCTGAAAATGATCACCAACTTCAAGCTTCTGTGAAGGTTGTATTGTATCAGCATTATCATGCCGTTTGTTGATGTTTAACTTATGATGATGCCTTTCCTTCATGTTTTTAGTGGAAGGGTAGTATTTAGGAAATGCTCGAGTCGATGATCTAGTCAATCCTGATGACTTGTCACTTGACTTGTTGATACCAGAGACAGAGGAACTTAAATGTTTTTCGCGCTTCAAATTGCCTGAAATTGGTGTCGATGAAAACGAGATTCTTCTTCTACATCCTTCTTTGTCGATTTTACTGCTTTTCGGGTGATCTCTTTTCTGCTGGAATCTCCATTTACTTGAATTCGAATTACTAGTACCCAAAAATTCAATGTAGCTTGTGCCTCTAGGAGGTGAAAtggataaaaaattatcaaactcTGGAGAACAGTATGAGTTCTGATCCAATGGCCAGTAGAGAGGATCATCTGCATCAATGTCTGCTCTGCAGGGAGTTTCACAACTAGAAATGGGGGTTCTATATTCCTGAGTTCTATCTGATTTGTAGGGACTTGGAAGTTCTGCATCTTCAGAGAAACCATATCTATGTTGTGTATCAGGTAACAACTCCGAATCCTCCTTTTCAAGATCAAACAAAGAGCTTAAGTCTGAGAAATTGATATCTCGAACATATGAAGGTGTACCATCATTTGTTCTGAAGGATGTAGATGAACTATCAAAAGTTGAGGAGCCATCATATAAGGAACTCTCACAAGAAGATTCACCACATTCTGAACACCAGACATTATGACAACTTTCTTCCTTTTTTACTGAATCGAGTAGCCAGCTAACTATTTCTTCCTCATCTAGGTCCTCCTTGCTATCGCCCTCATTTGTTCCATGAAGAACTAGAGATGCTTCCTCCATTGGACTGATGTTGGATCCATCAAAAACAGAAACCACTCTACCACTATCCAAAGAAGCACCATGCTCTTTAGATGGAGATAAAAACGTAAACTCCTGAACAAATTGCCGGGCATCAAGACATAGCAATGCATTGTACTGGCAATGTGAAGATAACAGCCCACAATTGTTCACTTGAGACAATGCTTCAGCTTTAGCTAAATGTCTCTCAACCCTTGCAACTGACTGATTTCTGTGGCTCACCACATTCTCTCCCCGAGTATATTTATCTGGTTTGTTGAAGCCCATTGGTCTGGAGCTCTGCATT is a window of Dioscorea cayenensis subsp. rotundata cultivar TDr96_F1 chromosome 5, TDr96_F1_v2_PseudoChromosome.rev07_lg8_w22 25.fasta, whole genome shotgun sequence DNA encoding:
- the LOC120262156 gene encoding uncharacterized protein LOC120262156 — protein: MQSSRPMGFNKPDKYTRGENVVSHRNQSVARVERHLAKAEALSQVNNCGLLSSHCQYNALLCLDARQFVQEFTFLSPSKEHGASLDSGRVVSVFDGSNISPMEEASLVLHGTNEGDSKEDLDEEEIVSWLLDSVKKEESCHNVWCSECGESSCESSLYDGSSTFDSSSTSFRTNDGTPSYVRDINFSDLSSLFDLEKEDSELLPDTQHRYGFSEDAELPSPYKSDRTQEYRTPISSCETPCRADIDADDPLYWPLDQNSYCSPEFDNFLSISPPRGTSYIEFLGTSNSNSSKWRFQQKRDHPKSSKIDKEGCRRRISFSSTPISGNLKREKHLSSSVSGINKSSDKSSGLTRSSTRAFPKYYPSTKNMKERHHHKLNINKRHDNADTIQPSQKLEVGDHFQDFIIDGAPIEKLIGLNEFIGNEGIDFDLDEVEFSLILSP